The window CCACAtattttcggttcggttaatTCAGGTTtcagatttttcggttttataCTTCAGAAAACCAAACAGGAACCGTCCAAAAGTTGGTTCGGATCAATTCGATTTTGGTTCAGATCAGAATTACGTCAGGAACGGATAACTACCCAAAAATTATTGGTCCGGTTCAGTTCTGATTACATTTATACTCAATCTATCCAAAAGTACCTAAAAGTAACCAATTTACCGGAATTACCCAAATAAAAAGTATCtgaattatccaaaaataattgaaatacttaattatttaaaaactattgtttaattttaaaattataactaagGAAATCTgagtattttagtatttaaaatctaaaataattatcaattaggttttggtttggttcaggtAGCCACAATATTTTAAGATACGAACCGTTCAGGTTATTATGTTTTCTAGTTTGGTTTCGGATTAGTTCAGTTTCGGATCAAATaatttcggttcggtacggttctaGTTAATTTTGCTTAGGCCTATTCTGAGCTACGCAATGAtcattataaatgatttttactCTACAGTTACTTCCGACACAAACAACTGAGACTTTGCGCGGTTACCTGTGGTTACCATCAGTCCAAGACAACACGAGCCAAACCTATTAATCGAATGTTGCTCAGCTCTTCATCTCCCTTCTATATCTTCTCTGTATATATCCATTTTACTACTACATTGATTCTTCTTTTTAGTAAATTTAACGACAACACTTGTTGGAACCACACAAAACTTGATGATCTTCATATCATTAGGTCTTAAGTTtggacaagaaaaaaaaaacatatcatatGGCATCTCCCTCGGGAAAATGGGAGTATAACTTAAGAGAGTCCTTTATTTTCCTCGAGGGCAAAAGTTGATCCTACGTTGATTTGCTCCATGTTGTTTCTTCCCGTGCTTCTTTGTAGCTTCTTTGGAAGTTCCTCATAGTGTTTTATTTGCTGCACCAAAAAAATAGATTCCATTTCAGCTTCTCAAAGTAACAGAGAGTCAGTGAAAGAAgagcattattattattacctgTTTGCTCACAGATGGTGTGACTAAGGACAAGCCTTGCTCGAAATGAGTCATCTTGATGGTACAATCACTTAAATCTATATTATCATCTTCAGACGACTCACTGGACCCGAACTTCTCCTTCACTGCCACGTGTATCGCTTTGTCCATCTTCAACAAATTCAAACCAACCATCAGAATCATACCACAAATTACACAACATGGGATGTAGTAGTCTAataattcaacaaaaaaaaacatgaacgaCAAGATTACCAGGTTAGCGAGATCAGCTCCGCTGAAACCTTCACAGTTCTTTGCAATGGCATCCAGATCAACACTCGGATCTATTGGTCTCTTCTTTGCAATTGATTTTAGGATTAAAACACGCTCATCCGCGTTAGGCAGCGGTACGTATACAAGATTCCCAAACCTACCCGGTCTTAGTAAAGCAGAATCAATCACATCGGGCCGGTTTGTAGCTCCAATTACATACACATTACGTCTCTCTCCACCGTCCAGTTCAGTAAGAAACTGTGGACACATCAAAGAATCAACGCCTGATTCAGATTCAGGGTTGCAGAATCCAAATATAACCAAGAAagcctttttattttattttattacctGGTTCAAAACACTTTCAACAACCGAACCACCTTCTCTGCCTCGACTTGTTGTCAAAGCATCCACCTGAAATTCAAAGACATTACTCAACTCATGTATAACAAGAATCAGACAGCTCTTGTTAAAGTTGCTTAGTTTGAAGAATCttcttaatatattaatatgttttcGCTTTAGTCAGACTAAGACTGTTCAAATAAGTGAAACGACAcaaacctcatcaaagaagagTACACATGGTGAGCTTGTCCGGGCGCGCTGAAACAAGGTCCTAATAGCAAGCTCGCTTTCTCCAACGTATTTATTTAGAAGTTCTGGACCCTGAAAGCCAACGACAGAAGATAGAAAAAAGTCACATTATTTCAACACCATTCATATGCAAAATAAACTCCAGAGAAAAAAAATCTGGCGTGAAAATCAAACCTTAATGTGTATGAAATTAGCTCCTGCCTCGTTTGCAACTGCCTTTGCAACCAACGTCTTACCACAACCCGGTGGTCCATAGAGCAAGAAACCTGTCTCTAAGCTCGCTCCAAAAGCctaaaaaaaatccaaagcGACACATTCATTTCAGACACTAATGGAACAAGACTATGTAGCGGTGGCAAGGGTTTTATTACTACCTTATAAATCTCTGGATTTTTGATAGGCCTAACTATGTAATTGTTGAGTTCACGCCGTAGATGGTCAAGTCCACCAACATCCCCCCATGTAACATTAGGCACGGTAGAGAAGCCTTCTCTAGTTAAAGATCCCTTAACTAACTTCACTGCTTCCTggtatgcaaaaaaaaaaacagactcAGGAACCTAAGTGTAAAACGTTGTAACCATTGAAGAAGTAGAGAAAAGTGAAGTCATTGATCAACACACCTCGAAATCAGACATTCTAACAAAGAGCTTTTCCAAATCTTCTTCTGACCATGGCTGCCTCAGCCAAGACCTATCATCCTGGTTGTCACTGTCACCGGACAGTTGCAATTTTCTTGAATCCTTGACCCTCTTTATGCCTAGGCTTCCAGCCATGTTAGCTACACCTTCCAAATCAGCTCCAACAAAACCTGGTGTCAAGCGAGCGATTCTTTTCATGTCAAAGGAACCTTCAAGTCTAAGCCTTTGAGCTACAACAGAGAGTATCTCAGCCCTGGCATCTTCATCAGGAACATTTAGAGCAATCTCACGCTCAAATCTTCCACTTCTCCTCAAAGCAGGATCAAGAGCATCAGGCCTGTTAGTAGCTCCAATGACGAGAACATATCCAGAAGAAGTAGAATCAGCAGCATCATTTTTATCCCCCTTGTTACGAGGCCCATCCATACAAGTCAATAACTGAGTTACAATCCTCTTCTCCATCTCCCGTTGCTGGTTCTCTCTCTTAGATCCAATGGCATCAATCTCATCGATAAACACAATGGAAGGCGCAGTCCTATAGGCTTTAGAGAAGAGCTCTCTAATATTCTCTTCAGAAGCACCAGAGACACCAGAAACGACTTCAGTAGCTGAAATCTGATAAAAGGGAACACCAACTTCATTGGCAATGGCATTGGCGAGCTGAGTCTTGCCACAGCCAGGTGGACCATGGAAGAGAATGCCGCTTGGGGGCTTGACTCCCATCGTCTTAAAGGGAGGAGGGTTGAGCAGAGGGAAGAGGACATAATTCTCCAAATCATCCAATACTTTTTTAATCCCACCAAAGTCTTTAAAAGTaggtcctcctcctcctcctttattattattattattattatcagtAGGAGTAGTTCCGCTCAAGGGAAGAGAGACTCTAGCTTCCTTTTTAAGCCCCATCTTGCTTCTACCTTTGTTGTTGGTAACAGTCTCAACTTCCACATTCTTTTCCACAACTGGTTTCTTGGCGGCGGGGCTATTATTCATCTTAGCGTAGTTATCTCGTAAGCTGTCATTGATCAAATCAAACCTTGGACTCAACTTCTGGCTGTATATAGCGTCCTCAGAAGTGGAGATATCGCCactgtcttcttcttcagacgaagaagaagaagacgaagaaggagACTTGTCTCTATTTCTCCTCTTGAGATGAGATTGCTCAGCTCGCTGCAGCTTCTCCTCTTTCTCATCAACACGTCTCGGTTTCTTCATCTTACTAGGAGCAGCATCAGAATCATCGCCGCCGCCATTGTTGTCATCTTCCTCTTCGTCTTTGGCGGCAcgcttgttgttgttgtttcggGCAGTGAGGACATTCCTGACGTTGAGCAGGAGCACTTGACGGGTCAGCCTCGCGAAGTTACCGTATCTGGAACGAAGGTCATCGACGATTTCCTCTGCCGTAGCTAAGTCCTTCCCGCACGAATCCATAACTTGACTCAGGTATCTCCGATTGATTCCTCCGCCCATACCACCGCCGCGACCTCTCCTCACCATCCTACTTGGTTATGGCTTAGAGCTCTGGGATGATGATTCAGTGGTGAAAGTCTGAATCTTCTTAAACTCTTTTTTATAACCAAAGGGGTGAATATTGGAGGCGCAGAGAGAGGAAGCTGCTGCAGAAAAGCTTGTAGCTACCTCAGAAAGCCCTAATTTAATTTGCTactgaagaagagaaaaagtgtGTATAATTTGAAGAGTGGTGGTTAgtctgatttattttatttatttggaagGTAATAACGGGATATTATGAGATTTATAGGgtaattgtcaataatagcaccttttgaagtttatgtcttaGAGCTCTGGGATGATGATTCAGTGGTGAAAGTCTGAATCTTCTTAAACTCTTTTTTATAACCAAAGGGGTGAATATTGGAGGCGCAGAGAGAGGAAGCTGCTGCAGAAAAGCTTGTAGCTACCTCAGAAAGCCCTAATTTAATTTGCTactgaagaagagaaaaagtgtGTATAATTTGAAGAGTGGTGGTTAgtctgatttattttatttatttggaagGTAATAACGGGATATTATGAGATTTATAGGGTAATTGTCAATAATAgtaccttttgaagtttatgtctcaaaaatagcattagaaggagaaagtcacaaaaatgacattcattaaagggtaaaatatccctaatacccttggtttaaaattaaataaataaacaaaaataaataaaaataaataaaaaaaataataaaaaaagaaaaataaaaataaaagaaattttttttatagtttcagattatatgttttcagattcgaaaattttataattttttttttgaaattttttttttgaatttttttttttttcaaattttctttttataatttaaaaatactttttgaaactgtttttaaaatttttattttttattttagtatttattttttataaaattttaaaccctaattccaaaaccccacctccttaactctaaaccctaaggtttggattaattaacccaaggggtatatgtgtatatttaactctttaatgaaacctatttttgtgactttgagccttgagtgctactttgggaacaaaaacttggtttggtgctatcctagtctttttctcagaTTTATATGGTGAAAATGGTAAATACGAAAAAGATATTTTATAACAGTTGTTCCGACCCTGAACAGAGACGAAACAGAGTAACCACAAGACGCACAGACAAAATTTGGGACGAAAAGAAGCTCGAGAAGTAAGAAAACGACATGAGGTTGAAGGAGAGTTGATGTGGCTTTAGTAGCTCTGTTAATCCTCCACGTTGTGTTGGTTCAAGGTCTTGTTAATCTTCACCAGTTAGTTGGCAAAAAATGGAGTTTGAAAACAGAACATGACTATAGTTATAACAGTTGTTCAGACTCGAGCCAAGCATAACAGAGTGACCACAACACACAAAGCAAAGTAGTACACAAATATGTCTTTCCGAATTACAAACAAGTGAAACACTCGAGAGATTGAAATTATTTATTCCCGGAAAATTCAAAGTAACTTTCCGTGGATCCGAGAGAAAACTTATGGCCTGGGAACTTGCTCAAGTAAAATTATCAGAAAGATATGACTTAAGCTTGTCAGACTTCAAAGTTTTctcctatttttttctttaaatacacATTCATGCTTTTGCCTCCTCTTTCTTCTGCCTCCATTTCTCTGATAAAACGTCGTCTCTTGCAATATAGCAGCAAGAAGAATCCAGTCACAGCCATCCCATCCAATTCATCAAGCTATCCTGAGAAGCTAACTGCACCATGAAACCGATATCAGCATCCAAGTTCAATGAAACTGAAGAATTAATGGATATCTTCTCTTCTTACAGTGAGGAAATCAGGGGGAGTCCCCAAGTCTACATTCTCTAGATCTGAAAGCGCAAAACCATCTAATTCCCCGAGGCTAGGATTGGGGAGAATCTGGTTCTTCTCCCAAGGAGATGAAGCTTCAATGCTTTCATTGCATG of the Brassica rapa cultivar Chiifu-401-42 chromosome A03, CAAS_Brap_v3.01, whole genome shotgun sequence genome contains:
- the LOC103858902 gene encoding cell division control protein 48 homolog C; amino-acid sequence: MVRRGRGGGMGGGINRRYLSQVMDSCGKDLATAEEIVDDLRSRYGNFARLTRQVLLLNVRNVLTARNNNNKRAAKDEEEDDNNGGGDDSDAAPSKMKKPRRVDEKEEKLQRAEQSHLKRRNRDKSPSSSSSSSSEEEDSGDISTSEDAIYSQKLSPRFDLINDSLRDNYAKMNNSPAAKKPVVEKNVEVETVTNNKGRSKMGLKKEARVSLPLSGTTPTDNNNNNNKGGGGGPTFKDFGGIKKVLDDLENYVLFPLLNPPPFKTMGVKPPSGILFHGPPGCGKTQLANAIANEVGVPFYQISATEVVSGVSGASEENIRELFSKAYRTAPSIVFIDEIDAIGSKRENQQREMEKRIVTQLLTCMDGPRNKGDKNDAADSTSSGYVLVIGATNRPDALDPALRRSGRFEREIALNVPDEDARAEILSVVAQRLRLEGSFDMKRIARLTPGFVGADLEGVANMAGSLGIKRVKDSRKLQLSGDSDNQDDRSWLRQPWSEEDLEKLFVRMSDFEEAVKLVKGSLTREGFSTVPNVTWGDVGGLDHLRRELNNYIVRPIKNPEIYKAFGASLETGFLLYGPPGCGKTLVAKAVANEAGANFIHIKGPELLNKYVGESELAIRTLFQRARTSSPCVLFFDEVDALTTSRGREGGSVVESVLNQFLTELDGGERRNVYVIGATNRPDVIDSALLRPGRFGNLVYVPLPNADERVLILKSIAKKRPIDPSVDLDAIAKNCEGFSGADLANLMDKAIHVAVKEKFGSSESSEDDNIDLSDCTIKMTHFEQGLSLVTPSVSKQQIKHYEELPKKLQRSTGRNNMEQINVGSTFALEENKGLS